The Diceros bicornis minor isolate mBicDic1 chromosome 30 unlocalized genomic scaffold, mDicBic1.mat.cur SUPER_30_unloc_5, whole genome shotgun sequence genome has a segment encoding these proteins:
- the LOC131402173 gene encoding ral guanine nucleotide dissociation stimulator-like: protein MKTSQRESRKLLKEDVTSVWATLEMDPQGAQERQQQQGVVPFLGTFLYHLKLLDIGMEDDLEVSEPGGGAREKYPEVWEAIALHWALSSQYLTNLLS from the exons atgaaaactagccagcgggagagcaggaagctgctcaaggag gacgtgacctctgtgtgggccaccttagagatggatccccagggagcccaggagagacagcagcagcag ggtgtcgtccccttcctgggcacgttcctctatcacctgaagctgctggacattgggatggaggatgatctggaagtgagtgagcctggaggtggggccagggagaagtatcctgaggtttgggaggcgatagccctgcactgggccctgagctctcagtacctgacaaaccttctctcatga